In Streptomyces sp. DG2A-72, one genomic interval encodes:
- a CDS encoding DUF3099 domain-containing protein, with protein sequence MRKQHGGGDAQVFRITGARASLHEDVRGRQRRYVISMSVRTVSVVLAASLWNVERHVAIVALVLGVVLPYISVVIANAGRENAPSLPSTFVTAPTPPMIAPPRDDDGFAEPATEDSTAEPEPGARSERSDRT encoded by the coding sequence ATGCGGAAGCAGCATGGTGGCGGCGACGCCCAGGTATTCCGGATCACTGGGGCCCGGGCGAGCCTTCATGAGGACGTGCGCGGGCGGCAACGGCGCTACGTCATCTCGATGTCGGTCCGTACGGTGTCCGTGGTCCTCGCGGCCTCGCTCTGGAACGTCGAACGGCACGTCGCGATCGTGGCGTTGGTGCTCGGGGTGGTGCTCCCCTACATCTCGGTGGTGATCGCCAACGCCGGGCGGGAGAACGCGCCGTCGCTTCCGTCGACGTTCGTGACCGCGCCGACGCCGCCGATGATCGCGCCACCGCGGGACGACGACGGCTTCGCGGAACCGGCGACGGAAGACTCCACGGCCGAACCGGAGCCCGGCGCGAGAAGCGAGCGCAGCGACCGGACGTGA